One genomic segment of Sminthopsis crassicaudata isolate SCR6 chromosome 2, ASM4859323v1, whole genome shotgun sequence includes these proteins:
- the TUBGCP4 gene encoding gamma-tubulin complex component 4: protein MIHELLLALSGYPGAIFTWNKRSGLQVSQDFPFLHPSETSVLNRLCRLGTDYIRFTEFIEQYTGHVQQQDHHQSQPGQSGLHGIYLRAFCTGLDSILQPYRQALLDLEQEFLADPHLSISHVNYSLDQFQLLFPSVMVVVEQIKSQKIHGCQILETVYKYSCGGLPPVRSALEKILAVCHGVMYKQLSAWMLHGLLLDQHEEFFIKQGPSSGLVSTQLEEEEEDLGIGGLTGKQLRELQDLRLIEEENMLAPSLKQFSLRVEILPSYIPVRVAEKILFVGESVQMFENQNVNLTRKGSILKNQEDTFAAELHRLKQQPLFSLVDFELVVDRIRSTVAEHLWKLMVEESDLLGQLKIIKDFYLLGRGELFQAFIDTAQHMLKTPPTAVTEHDVNVAFQQSAHKVLLDDDNLLPLLHLTIEYHGKEHKDVTQAREAPSRDTSPREAPASGWAALGLSYKVQWPLHILFTPAVLEKYNVVFKYLLSVRRVQAELQHCWALQMQRKHLKSNQSDAIKWRLRNHMAFLVDNLQYYLQVDVLESQFSQLLHQINSTRDFESIQLAHDHFLSNLLAQSFILLKPVFHCLNEILDLCHSFCSLVSQNLGPLDERGAAQLSILVKGFSRQSSLLFKILSSVRNHQINSDLAQLLLRLDYNKYYTQAGGTLGSFGV, encoded by the exons ATGATCCACGAATTGCTCTTGGCGCTGAGCGGGTACCCGGGTGCCATCTTCACCTGGAACAAGCGGAGCGGCCTCCAG GTGTCACAAGACTTTCCATTTCTCCATCCCAGTGAGACTAGTGTGCTGAATCGCCTTTGTCGTCTTGGCACAGACTATATCCGATTTACAGAGTTTATTGAACAATATACAGGTCATGTACAACAGCAG GATCATCATCAATCCCAGCCAGGCCAAAGTGGATTACATGGAATTTATTTGCGGGCCTTTTGCACAGGTCTGGATTCAATCCTGCAGCCATATCGCCAAGCACTGCTTGACTTGGAACAAGAG ttccttgctgACCCTCATCTTTCCATATCACATGTCAATTACTCCTTGGATCAG TTCcagcttctttttccttcagtAATGGTTGTGGTTGAACAGATTAAGAGTCAAAAG ATTCATGGCTGTCAGATCTTGGAAACAGTCTACAAATACAGCTGTGGAGGTCTGCCTCCTGTACGCAGTGCATTAGAAAA AATTTTGGCTGTGTGCCATGGGGTCATGTACAAACAGCTTTCTGCCTGGATGCTACATGGCCTGCTCTTGGACCAACACGAAGAGTTCTTTATTAAACAGGGTCCATCTTCTGGTCTTGTCTCCACTCAgctggaagaggaagaagaggatttgggTATTGGAGGCCTGACCGGGAAGCAATTACGAGAACTTCAGGATCTG CGACTGATTGAGGAAGAGAATATGCTTGCTCCTTCTCTGAAGCAGTTTTCTCTTCGGGTGGAGATACTTCCTTCCTATATTCCAGTGAGGGTCGCTGAAAAAATCCTGTTTGTAGGAGAGTCTGTACAGATGTTTGAGAATCAGAATGTCAATCTGACCAGAAAAG GATCTATTTTAAAGAATCAAGAAGATACCTTTGCTGCAGAGCTGCATCGCCTCAAGCAGCAACCTCTTTTCAGCCTTGTGGATTTTGAACTGGTGGTGGACCGGATACGCAGCACTGTTGCTGAG CATCTGTGGAAGCTCATGGTAGAAGAGTCAGATTTACTGGGTCAACTAAAG ATTATTAAAGACTTTTACCTTCTGGGACGAGGAGAACTATTCCAGGCCTTCATTGACACAGCCCAGCATATGTTAAAGACACCACCCACTGCAGTAACTGAGCATG ATGTTAATGTGGCCTTCCAGCAGTCTGCCCACAAGGTATTGTTAGATGATGACaaccttctccctctcctccattTAACAATTGAGTACCATGGAAAGGAACATAAAG aTGTCACTCAAGCACGAGAAGCACCTTCTCGAGACACTTCTCCCCGAGAAGCCCCTGCATCAGGCTGGGCAGCCTTGGGTCTTTCCTACAAAGTGCAGTGGCCTCTCCATATTCTCTTCACTCCTGCTGTCCTGGAGAA GTACAATGTTGTCTTCAAGTACTTACTCAGCGTGCGACGAGTGCAGGCAGAACTGCAACACTGCTGGGCTCTCCAGATGCAGCGCAAGCACCTCAAGTCCAACCAGAGTGACGCCATTAAATGGCGCCTACGGAACCACATGGCCTTCTTGGTGGATAATCTTCAATATTATCTCCAG GTAGATGTGCTGGAGTCCCAATTCTCCCAGCTCCTCCATCAGATTAACTCCACTAGGGATTTTGAGAGTATCCAGTTGGCTCATGACCATTTCCTGAGCAACTTGTTGGCTCAGTCATTCATCTTGCTGAAACCT gTGTTCCACTGCCTGAATGAAATCCTAGATCTTTGTCATAGCTTCTGTTCACTGGTCAGTCAAAATCTGGGACCTCTAGATGAGCGTGGGGCTGCCCAGTTGAGTATCCTAGTGAAG ggTTTTAGCCGACAGTCTTCACTCctctttaagatcctttccagtgTCCGGAATCATCAGATAAACTCAGACTTGGCTCAACTACTGCTACGACTAGATTACAACAAGTATTATACTCAAGCTGGTGGGACTCTGGGCAG ttttggGGTATAA